In the genome of Pseudomonas sp. HS6, one region contains:
- the metH gene encoding methionine synthase, whose protein sequence is MSDRSVRLQALKQTLKERILILDGGMGTMIQSYKLEEQDYRGKRFADWPSDVKGNNDLLVITRPDVIGGIEKAYLDAGADILETNTFNATRISMADYGMEELAYELNVEGARLARKVADAKTAENPDKPRFVAGVLGPTSRTCSLSPDVNNPGYRNVTFDELVENYTEATKGLIEGGADLILIETIFDTLNAKAAIFAVQGVFEELHIELPIMISGTITDASGRTLSGQTTEAFWNSVAHAKPISVGLNCALGARELRPYLEELSDKASTHVSAHPNAGLPNEFGEYDELPVETAKVIEEFAQSGFLNIVGGCCGTTPGHIEAIAKAVAGYAPRQIPDIPKACRLSGLEPFTIDRSSLFVNVGERTNITGSAKFARLIREDNYTEALEVALQQVEAGAQVIDINMDEGMLDSKKAMVTFLNLIAGEPDISRVPIMIDSSKWDVIEAGLKCIQGKGIVNSISMKEGVEQFIHHAKLCKRYGAAVVVMAFDEAGQADTEARKKEICKRSYDILVNEVGFPPEDIIFDPNIFAVATGIEEHNNYAVDFINACAYIRDELPYALTSGGVSNVSFSFRGNNPVREAIHSVFLLYAIRAGLTMGIVNAGQLEIYDQIPQELRDAVEDVILNRTPEGTDALLAIADKYKGDGSVKEAETEEWRSWDVNKRLEHALVKGITTHIVEDTEESRQSFARPIEVIEGPLMSGMNIVGDLFGAGKMFLPQVVKSARVMKQAVAHLIPFIELEKGDKPEAKGKILMATVKGDVHDIGKNIVGVVLGCNGYDIVDLGVMVPAEKILQVAKEQKCDIIGLSGLITPSLDEMVHVAREMQRQDFHLPLMIGGATTSKAHTAVKIEPKYSNDAVVYVTDASRAVGVATQLLSKELKAGFVQKTREEYVEVRERTANRSARTERLSYAASIAKKPQFDWATYTPVKPTFTGSRVLDNIDLNVLAEYIDWTPFFISWDLAGKFPRILEDEVVGEAATSLYKDAREMLTKLIDEKLISARAVFGFWPANQVHDDDIELYGDDGKPMARLHHLRQQIIKTDGKPNFSLADFVAPKDSEVTDYVGGFITTAGIGAEEVAKAYQDAGDDYNSIMVKALADRLAEACAEWLHQQVRKEHWGYAKDETLDNEALIKEQYSGIRPAPGYPACPDHTEKATLFALLDPEAQEMRAGRSGVFLTEHYAMFPAAAVSGWYFAHPQAQYFAVGKVDKDQVQSYTSRKGQELSLTERWLAPNLGYDN, encoded by the coding sequence ATGTCCGATCGCAGCGTCCGCCTTCAAGCTCTCAAGCAAACCCTCAAAGAGCGCATCCTGATACTCGATGGCGGTATGGGCACGATGATCCAGAGCTACAAGCTCGAAGAGCAGGATTATCGCGGCAAGCGTTTCGCCGACTGGCCGAGCGACGTCAAGGGCAACAACGACCTGCTGGTCATTACCCGTCCCGACGTGATCGGCGGCATCGAGAAAGCCTACCTGGATGCCGGCGCCGACATCCTGGAAACCAACACCTTCAACGCCACCCGCATTTCCATGGCCGATTACGGCATGGAAGAGCTGGCCTACGAACTCAACGTAGAAGGCGCACGACTGGCGCGCAAGGTCGCTGACGCCAAGACGGCCGAGAACCCGGACAAGCCTCGTTTCGTCGCCGGCGTGCTCGGTCCTACGAGTCGCACCTGCTCGCTGTCGCCCGACGTCAACAACCCGGGCTACCGCAACGTCACCTTCGATGAGCTGGTGGAGAACTACACCGAAGCCACCAAAGGCCTGATCGAGGGCGGCGCCGACCTGATCCTGATCGAAACCATCTTCGACACCCTCAACGCCAAGGCTGCGATCTTCGCCGTGCAAGGCGTGTTCGAAGAACTGCACATCGAACTGCCGATCATGATTTCCGGCACCATCACCGACGCCTCCGGCCGCACCCTGTCGGGCCAGACCACCGAAGCGTTCTGGAACTCCGTGGCGCACGCCAAGCCGATTTCGGTCGGTCTGAACTGCGCCCTCGGCGCCCGTGAACTGCGCCCGTACCTGGAAGAGCTGTCGGACAAGGCCAGCACCCACGTTTCAGCGCACCCGAACGCCGGCCTGCCGAACGAATTCGGCGAGTACGACGAACTGCCGGTGGAAACCGCCAAAGTCATCGAAGAATTCGCCCAGAGCGGCTTCCTCAACATCGTCGGCGGTTGCTGCGGCACCACGCCGGGCCACATCGAAGCCATCGCCAAAGCCGTCGCCGGTTACGCGCCACGGCAGATTCCGGACATTCCAAAGGCCTGCCGCCTGTCGGGTCTGGAGCCGTTCACCATCGACCGCAGCTCGCTGTTCGTCAACGTCGGTGAGCGGACCAACATCACCGGCTCGGCCAAATTCGCCCGCCTGATCCGTGAAGACAACTACACCGAAGCCCTGGAGGTCGCCCTGCAGCAGGTCGAGGCCGGCGCCCAGGTGATCGACATCAACATGGACGAAGGGATGCTCGATTCGAAGAAGGCCATGGTGACCTTCCTCAATCTGATTGCCGGCGAACCGGACATCTCCCGCGTACCGATCATGATCGACTCCTCGAAATGGGACGTGATCGAAGCCGGCCTCAAATGCATTCAGGGCAAGGGCATCGTCAACTCGATCAGCATGAAAGAAGGCGTCGAGCAGTTCATCCACCACGCCAAGCTGTGCAAACGCTACGGCGCCGCGGTAGTGGTGATGGCGTTCGACGAAGCCGGCCAGGCCGACACCGAAGCGCGCAAGAAAGAAATCTGCAAACGCTCCTACGACATCCTGGTCAACGAAGTCGGCTTTCCGCCGGAAGACATCATCTTCGACCCGAACATCTTTGCCGTGGCCACCGGTATCGAAGAACACAACAACTACGCTGTGGACTTCATCAACGCCTGTGCCTACATCCGTGACGAACTGCCGTATGCACTGACGTCCGGTGGCGTGTCCAACGTGTCGTTCTCGTTCCGGGGCAACAACCCGGTGCGCGAGGCAATCCACTCGGTGTTCCTGCTGTACGCGATCCGCGCCGGCCTGACCATGGGTATCGTCAACGCCGGCCAGTTGGAGATCTACGACCAGATCCCGCAAGAACTGCGCGACGCCGTTGAAGACGTAATCCTCAACCGCACGCCGGAAGGCACCGACGCCCTCCTCGCCATCGCCGACAAGTACAAGGGCGATGGCAGCGTCAAGGAAGCCGAGACCGAAGAATGGCGCAGCTGGGACGTCAACAAGCGTCTGGAACATGCACTGGTCAAGGGCATTACCACCCACATCGTTGAAGACACCGAAGAGTCCCGTCAGTCCTTCGCCCGCCCGATCGAAGTGATAGAAGGCCCGCTGATGTCCGGCATGAACATCGTCGGCGACCTGTTCGGCGCCGGCAAAATGTTCCTGCCACAGGTGGTTAAATCCGCCCGTGTGATGAAACAGGCCGTGGCTCACCTGATTCCGTTTATCGAATTGGAAAAAGGCGACAAGCCGGAAGCCAAGGGCAAGATCCTCATGGCGACCGTAAAAGGTGACGTGCATGACATCGGCAAGAACATTGTCGGCGTGGTGCTGGGTTGCAACGGCTATGACATCGTCGACCTCGGCGTGATGGTCCCGGCCGAGAAGATCCTGCAAGTGGCCAAGGAACAGAAGTGCGACATCATCGGCCTGTCCGGCCTGATCACTCCGTCGCTGGATGAGATGGTCCACGTGGCCCGCGAGATGCAGCGCCAGGACTTCCACCTGCCGCTGATGATCGGTGGCGCAACCACCTCCAAGGCGCACACGGCGGTGAAGATCGAGCCGAAGTACAGCAACGACGCGGTGGTTTACGTCACCGACGCCTCCCGCGCCGTGGGCGTGGCGACGCAATTGCTGTCCAAGGAACTGAAAGCCGGTTTCGTCCAGAAGACCCGCGAAGAATACGTCGAAGTCCGCGAGCGCACTGCCAACCGCAGCGCCCGCACTGAGCGCCTGAGCTACGCGGCCTCTATCGCCAAGAAACCACAGTTCGACTGGGCCACTTACACCCCGGTCAAACCGACGTTCACCGGCAGCCGCGTGCTGGACAACATCGATCTCAATGTTCTGGCCGAGTACATCGACTGGACGCCGTTTTTCATCTCCTGGGACCTGGCCGGCAAATTCCCGCGCATCCTCGAAGACGAAGTGGTCGGTGAAGCGGCGACCTCGCTGTACAAGGACGCCCGCGAGATGCTGACCAAGCTGATCGACGAGAAGCTGATCAGCGCCCGTGCGGTGTTCGGCTTCTGGCCGGCCAATCAGGTGCACGACGACGATATCGAGCTGTACGGCGATGACGGCAAGCCAATGGCGCGCCTGCATCACCTGCGCCAGCAGATCATCAAGACCGACGGCAAACCGAACTTCTCCCTCGCCGACTTCGTCGCGCCGAAGGACAGCGAAGTGACCGACTACGTCGGTGGTTTCATCACCACCGCCGGCATCGGCGCCGAAGAAGTGGCCAAGGCTTATCAGGACGCTGGCGACGACTACAACTCGATCATGGTCAAGGCGCTGGCCGACCGTCTTGCCGAGGCCTGCGCCGAGTGGCTGCACCAGCAGGTACGTAAAGAACACTGGGGTTACGCCAAGGATGAAACCCTCGACAACGAGGCGCTGATCAAAGAGCAGTATTCCGGCATCCGCCCTGCCCCGGGCTACCCGGCATGCCCGGATCACACCGAGAAAGCCACCCTGTTCGCCCTGCTCGACCCTGAGGCCCAGGAAATGCGCGCCGGCCGCAGCGGCGTGTTCCTCACCGAACACTACGCGATGTTCCCGGCGGCAGCGGTCAGCGGCTGGTATTTCGCCCACCCGCAGGCGCAGTACTTCGCCGTGGGCAAGGTCGACAAGGATCAGGTGCAGAGCTACACCTCGCGCAAGGGTCAGGAACTGAGCCTGACCGAGCGCTGGCTGGCGCCGAACCTGGGTTACGACAACTGA
- a CDS encoding fatty acid cis/trans isomerase produces the protein MSYRVVSIFLLFLSWGAAAQQPSISPSISYTRDIQPIFTEKCVACHACYDSACQLNLGSGEGAARGASKMPVYDGERTQAAPTTRLFYDAFGKRAWQQKDFYSVLDAQGSQAALMARMLELGHKTPLTPNAKLPEDIVLGLNRENMCAMPAEFDGYAGAHPKEGMPLAVTGLTDQQYQTLQRWLASGAPIDEQGLAPSAKEALQIVQWENLLNQPGARESLVGRWLFEHWFLAHIYFKDGEPGHFFQWVRSRTPTGQPIDLIATRRPNDDPGTQVYYRLWPVQGVIVHKTHITYPLSAAKMARVKSLFYNGNWQVHALPGYGPQSRANPFATFEAIPAQARYQFMLDNAEYFVRTFIRGPVCRGQIATDVIRDNFWALFQAPEHDLYITDPNYRGQATPLLAMPGQNDDVGSVLSLWHDYRNKRNQYEALRRDSYADQPAPSWSTLWAGNDNALLSIFRHFDSASVTKGLIGEVPQTMWLFDYPLLERTYYQLAVNFDVFGNVSHQAQTRLYFDLIRNGAEQNFLRLMPADSREDYLDDWYQSSGQFKMWLDYESIDDDKPTALKLDEKDPKHDFAMQLLARYGDLNARPDPINRCVDAYCSRPNIDPALQNAEQALSRLTARPAAGLKVIDQLPEATMLRIETRSGKREVYSLLRNRAHSNVAFLLGESLRYQPGLDTLTIYPGVLSSYPNFIFNIPADQVPAFVDAMESAKDAPQFEKIVERWGIRRSHPQFWFYFHDLSQYIHETDPVEEGVLDMNRYENL, from the coding sequence ATGTCGTACCGCGTCGTCAGCATTTTCTTGCTGTTCTTAAGCTGGGGCGCCGCTGCGCAGCAACCCTCGATTTCGCCTTCTATTTCCTATACCCGTGATATCCAGCCGATCTTCACCGAGAAGTGCGTGGCCTGCCATGCGTGCTACGACTCCGCCTGTCAGCTGAACCTGGGCAGCGGTGAAGGCGCGGCCCGTGGCGCAAGCAAGATGCCGGTCTACGATGGCGAGCGTACTCAGGCGGCGCCGACCACGCGGCTGTTCTACGACGCATTTGGCAAACGTGCCTGGCAGCAGAAAGACTTCTATTCGGTACTCGACGCCCAGGGCAGTCAGGCCGCGCTGATGGCGCGCATGCTGGAATTGGGGCACAAAACGCCGCTGACTCCCAACGCCAAGTTGCCGGAAGACATCGTGCTGGGGCTCAATCGCGAAAACATGTGCGCGATGCCCGCCGAGTTCGACGGCTATGCCGGCGCCCACCCGAAAGAGGGCATGCCGCTGGCGGTGACCGGCCTGACCGATCAGCAATATCAGACGTTGCAACGCTGGCTGGCGTCCGGCGCTCCTATCGACGAGCAAGGCCTGGCGCCGAGCGCCAAGGAAGCGCTGCAGATCGTGCAGTGGGAAAACCTGCTCAACCAGCCAGGCGCGCGGGAAAGTCTGGTCGGGCGCTGGTTGTTCGAGCACTGGTTCCTGGCGCACATCTATTTCAAGGACGGCGAGCCGGGGCATTTCTTCCAGTGGGTGCGCTCGCGTACGCCGACCGGTCAGCCGATCGACCTGATCGCCACCCGCCGCCCCAATGACGATCCGGGGACCCAGGTGTATTACCGCCTGTGGCCGGTGCAGGGCGTGATCGTGCACAAGACCCACATCACCTATCCGCTGAGCGCGGCGAAGATGGCGCGGGTCAAAAGCCTGTTCTACAACGGCAACTGGCAGGTTCATGCACTGCCGGGCTACGGGCCGCAGAGCCGGGCCAATCCGTTCGCGACCTTCGAGGCGATTCCGGCCCAGGCGCGTTATCAGTTCATGCTCGATAACGCCGAATACTTTGTGCGCACCTTTATTCGCGGTCCGGTGTGCCGTGGGCAGATTGCAACCGACGTGATCCGCGACAACTTCTGGGCACTGTTCCAGGCGCCGGAGCATGACCTGTACATCACCGATCCGAACTATCGCGGCCAGGCCACGCCGTTGCTGGCCATGCCGGGGCAGAACGACGACGTCGGCAGCGTCCTGAGCCTGTGGCACGACTATCGCAACAAGCGAAACCAGTACGAAGCCCTGCGCCGGGACAGCTACGCCGACCAACCGGCGCCGAGCTGGTCGACCCTGTGGGCGGGCAATGACAATGCGCTGTTGAGCATCTTCCGCCACTTTGACAGTGCTTCGGTGACCAAAGGCCTGATCGGCGAGGTGCCGCAGACCATGTGGCTGTTCGACTATCCGTTGCTTGAACGCACCTACTACCAGTTGGCGGTCAACTTCGATGTGTTCGGCAACGTCTCCCATCAGGCGCAAACTCGCCTGTATTTCGACTTGATCCGAAATGGCGCCGAGCAGAACTTCCTGCGCCTGATGCCGGCCGACTCACGCGAGGATTACCTCGACGATTGGTATCAGAGCAGCGGCCAGTTCAAGATGTGGCTGGATTATGAATCCATCGACGACGACAAGCCGACCGCGCTGAAACTCGACGAAAAAGACCCTAAGCACGACTTTGCCATGCAGTTGCTTGCCCGATACGGCGACCTCAACGCACGGCCCGATCCCATCAACCGCTGCGTGGATGCCTACTGTTCGCGGCCCAACATAGACCCGGCGCTGCAAAACGCCGAACAGGCCCTGAGTCGCCTGACGGCTCGCCCTGCAGCTGGGTTGAAGGTGATCGATCAATTGCCGGAAGCCACCATGCTGCGCATCGAAACCCGCAGCGGCAAGCGTGAGGTCTACAGCCTGCTGCGCAACCGCGCCCACAGCAACGTGGCGTTCCTGCTGGGCGAGTCGCTGCGTTATCAGCCGGGGCTCGACACCCTGACCATTTATCCGGGTGTACTCAGCAGCTACCCGAATTTCATCTTCAACATCCCGGCGGATCAGGTGCCAGCGTTTGTCGATGCCATGGAAAGCGCGAAGGATGCGCCGCAGTTCGAGAAGATCGTCGAACGTTGGGGTATTCGCCGCAGCCATCCGCAGTTCTGGTTCTACTTCCACGATCTGAGCCAGTACATCCATGAAACCGACCCGGTGGAAGAGGGCGTGCTGGATATGAACCGGTACGAGAATCTTTGA